The following is a genomic window from Streptomyces chrestomyceticus JCM 4735.
GCCTGACCCAGGCCCCGCCCCGCACCCCGGGGCAGCGCATGACGGAGGGCCCGGAGCGCGAACAGCGCTCCGGGCCCTCCGGCGTTCTCCATCACCTCTGCGCGCCGGGTGCGGCGACGCTCCGTACGCGGTACGTCACACGGGGCCGCGGCCCCCCGGGGTGTCTCAGGCGGCCTGGTGCAGCAGCGCCGCGAGCGCGACGAGCGCCACCAGCAGCGCCACCAGGGCCGCGGGCGTCACCTGGCCGAACAGCCCGTTCTCCTGCAGCCGTTCCCTGCTGGCCCGGCACACGGGGCAGCGGCCCTCGTTCACAGGGGCCGCGCAGTTGGCGCACACCAGCCGGTCGTACGTCATGCGACCTCCTCCTCAACCGCTGCAACGCGCAAGGGACCACGTTGGTTCCCCTACCACTTTGCCAGCTCGCCGTCGGAACGGCGCGCCCCGGTCGCCTTCCGGCCTTTTCCGCGGGCCTGCCCGCGCCGCCGGGCCGGAATGTGCTCGTTTTGTCCCCGTAGATGCCGTGAATAAACGCACCAACCCCGAACGGCGACTGCGCCTTCGCGCGAGACTCGCGTAGGGTCACGCTCACCGACAGGAGCCCCAACAGGGGCATCCCGTGCCGCTACCCAGGTCGACCGTGGTGCATCAGTGATCCGATTCGACAACGTCTCCAAGACCTACCCGAAGCAGAACCGCCCCGCCCTCAGGGATGTCTCCCTGGAGATCGAGCGCGGTGAGTTCGTCTTCCTGGTGGGCTCCTCGGGCTCCGGCAAGTCCACCTTCCTGCGTCTGCTCCTGCGGGAGGAGCGTGCCAGCCATGGCGCCGTGCACGTACTGGGCAAGGACCTCGCGAAGCTCTCCAACTGGAAGGTGCCGCAGATGCGGCGCCAGGTGGGCACCGTCTTCCAGGACTTCCGGCTGCTCCCCAACAAGACGGTGGGGCAGAACGTCGCCTTCGCCCTCGAAGTCATCGGCAAGCCGCGCGGCCAGATCCGCAAGACGGTCCCCGAGGTCCTCGACCTCGTCGGCCTCGGCGGCAAGGACGACCGGATGCCGGGCGAGCTGTCCGGTGGCGAGCAGCAGCGCGTCGCCATCGCGCGGGCGTTCGTCAACCGGCCCCTGCTGCTCATCGCGGACGAGCCCACCGGCAACCTCGACCCGCAGACCTCGGTCGGCATCATGAAGCTGCTGGACCGGATCAACCGGACCGGTACGACGGTGGTCATGGCCACCCACGACCAGCAGATCGTCGACCAGATGCGCAAGCGCGTCATGGAACTCGAAAAGGGCCGGCTCGTGCGTGACCAGTCGCGCGGCGTGTACGGCTACCAGCACTAAGCGTGTACGGCCCCCAGCACTGAAAGGACGCCATGCGCGCCCAGTTCGTCCTGTCGGAGATCGGCGTCGGTCTCCGCCGGAATCTCACGATGACCTTCGCGGTCATCGTCTCCGTCGCCCTCTCCCTCGGCCTGTTCGGCGCCTCGCTGCTGATGCGCGACCAGGTCAGCACGATGAAGGGCTATTGGTACGACAAGGTCAACGTCTCCATCTTCTTCTGCAACAAGAACGACGCCGAGACGGGATCCCACTGCGCCAAGGGCGCGGCCACCCAGCAGCAGAAGAACGACATCAAGGCCGAACTGGACCGGCTGCCGATCGTGCAGAACGTGCAGTACGAGTCCAGCGACCAGGCGTACAAGCACTACAAGGAGCAGTTCGGCGACACCCCCGTGGCGGGCCTGGTCACCCCCGACCAGTTGCCGGAGTCCTTCCGGGTCAAGCTCAAGGACCCCACGAAGTACGAAGTGATCAAATCGGCCTTCTCGGAACGGCCGGGCGTCCAGGAGGTGCAGGACCAGCGGGACACCATCGAGCCGTTGTTCAACCTCCTGAACGGCATGAACATCGCCGCGCTGGTGGTGATGGCGCTGATGCTGGTGGTGGCGCTGATGCTGATCGTCAACACCGTGCGGGTGTCGGCGTTCAGCCGGCGGCGGGAGACCGGGATCATGCGGCTGGTGGGTGCGTCCAGCTTCTACATCCAGATGCCGTTCATCCTGGAGGCGGCCATCGCGGGCCTGCTGGGCGCGGTGTTCGCGTGTGTGCTGATCGTCGGCGGCAAGTGGGTGCTGATCAACAACTGGCTGGCCACGAAGATTCTGGTCATCAAGTTCATCGGCTGGGATTCGGTCGTCGCGGTGCTGCCGCTGGTGCTGCTGATCGGCCTGTTGATGCCGGCGCTCGCCGCGTTCTTCGCGCTCCGTAAGTACCTCAAGGTGTGACGTATGCCAAGGGCGCCGTACGGTC
Proteins encoded in this region:
- the ftsX gene encoding permease-like cell division protein FtsX, which gives rise to MRAQFVLSEIGVGLRRNLTMTFAVIVSVALSLGLFGASLLMRDQVSTMKGYWYDKVNVSIFFCNKNDAETGSHCAKGAATQQQKNDIKAELDRLPIVQNVQYESSDQAYKHYKEQFGDTPVAGLVTPDQLPESFRVKLKDPTKYEVIKSAFSERPGVQEVQDQRDTIEPLFNLLNGMNIAALVVMALMLVVALMLIVNTVRVSAFSRRRETGIMRLVGASSFYIQMPFILEAAIAGLLGAVFACVLIVGGKWVLINNWLATKILVIKFIGWDSVVAVLPLVLLIGLLMPALAAFFALRKYLKV
- the ftsE gene encoding cell division ATP-binding protein FtsE; its protein translation is MIRFDNVSKTYPKQNRPALRDVSLEIERGEFVFLVGSSGSGKSTFLRLLLREERASHGAVHVLGKDLAKLSNWKVPQMRRQVGTVFQDFRLLPNKTVGQNVAFALEVIGKPRGQIRKTVPEVLDLVGLGGKDDRMPGELSGGEQQRVAIARAFVNRPLLLIADEPTGNLDPQTSVGIMKLLDRINRTGTTVVMATHDQQIVDQMRKRVMELEKGRLVRDQSRGVYGYQH